Proteins encoded by one window of Blautia argi:
- a CDS encoding helix-turn-helix domain-containing protein, whose product MDEKRIRQFRELGLTISYYRKLKGLTQSELAQNVGLSRTHISNIEAPQVKTSLSLESLFDIADALDVPVKDFFDFRN is encoded by the coding sequence ATGGATGAAAAAAGAATCCGCCAGTTCCGGGAACTTGGACTGACTATCTCTTATTATCGAAAATTAAAGGGACTGACGCAATCCGAACTGGCTCAGAATGTAGGGTTAAGCAGAACACACATCAGCAACATCGAAGCCCCGCAGGTAAAGACCTCCCTTTCTCTGGAAAGTCTGTTTGATATTGCAGATGCCCTTGATGTACCTGTAAAAGATTTTTTTGATTTCAGAAATTAA
- a CDS encoding ATP-binding protein, with protein sequence MFIDKGQLLSDLNQLYTSQITRTVSLYSHPGMGKTRLLQEFSQGKNILYFKTPALPFEEIFSLFKQLCIRRLGASCENAKKFTDLFKVLSKASVNEPMVLILDDFTNWTAGNRRFPSMLQTLVQRADPKSRLLVLLCKPAALYEKERAKEASAFLLTPFSFFEMRKLYPNMTQEEQLLLYYITGGVPAYLKYFPADCSVQEKIRELFFRTDGIFYRLTETRTREYYSASPIMRAILASIGNSTRKLQEICDCTELTPSAAGSLLSSLASRNLVSRIVPVTENQGSRRALYLICDHVFRFWYTCVLPYLSEIEMGEGDKIFEEQIVPLLENYEKDTFPDICREFLELEEKMHTAPFSLQRIGRWWGQHPTKKRTEYISIAACSRDKILLGACFWTEEWLDVDTLYDLQKHASLFPDEEQWYYLFSKSDFVSGFETISGNHVHVFSLEKMCSLADAYLDSTV encoded by the coding sequence ATGTTTATAGATAAAGGTCAACTGCTTTCTGATTTGAATCAATTATATACCTCCCAGATTACCCGGACAGTTTCCCTCTATTCTCACCCTGGCATGGGAAAAACACGGCTGCTGCAGGAGTTTTCACAGGGCAAAAATATACTGTATTTTAAAACACCTGCCCTGCCTTTTGAGGAAATCTTTTCTCTTTTCAAACAACTTTGTATCCGCAGGCTGGGAGCTTCCTGTGAAAATGCAAAAAAATTTACAGATCTTTTCAAAGTCCTTTCCAAAGCTTCTGTAAATGAACCTATGGTTTTAATTTTAGATGATTTTACAAACTGGACAGCAGGAAATCGACGTTTTCCTTCCATGCTGCAGACTCTGGTGCAGCGGGCAGACCCCAAATCCCGACTTCTGGTTCTCCTGTGTAAGCCTGCTGCTCTGTATGAAAAGGAACGCGCAAAAGAGGCTTCCGCCTTCCTTCTGACCCCCTTTTCCTTCTTTGAAATGCGGAAATTATATCCGAATATGACGCAGGAAGAGCAACTTTTACTCTACTATATTACAGGCGGTGTTCCGGCTTATTTGAAATATTTTCCTGCAGACTGCTCTGTACAGGAAAAAATCCGAGAATTATTTTTCAGAACCGATGGTATTTTTTATCGCCTTACAGAAACCCGCACAAGAGAATATTATTCTGCCTCTCCCATTATGCGGGCAATCCTGGCATCTATTGGAAACAGCACCAGAAAGCTTCAGGAAATTTGCGACTGCACAGAGCTGACTCCCAGCGCAGCCGGAAGCCTGCTCTCTTCTCTGGCTTCCCGAAATCTGGTCAGCCGCATTGTCCCGGTTACGGAAAACCAGGGCAGCCGAAGAGCGCTCTATTTGATTTGCGACCATGTTTTCCGCTTCTGGTATACCTGTGTACTGCCTTATCTGTCAGAGATCGAAATGGGGGAAGGGGACAAAATTTTTGAAGAACAAATTGTTCCTTTGCTGGAAAATTATGAAAAAGATACCTTCCCTGACATCTGCCGGGAATTTCTGGAATTGGAAGAAAAAATGCATACAGCGCCTTTTTCTCTGCAGAGAATTGGTCGCTGGTGGGGACAGCACCCTACCAAAAAGCGAACGGAATACATCTCCATTGCAGCCTGTTCCAGAGATAAAATCCTTCTGGGAGCCTGCTTCTGGACAGAGGAATGGCTGGACGTCGACACCCTGTACGATTTGCAAAAACATGCCAGCCTTTTCCCTGATGAAGAACAATGGTATTATCTTTTCTCAAAGTCCGATTTTGTAAGCGGATTTGAAACCATTTCCGGAAACCATGTACACGTATTCAGTCTGGAAAAGATGTGTTCTCTGGCAGACGCTTATCTGGATTCCACAGTTTAA
- a CDS encoding sensor histidine kinase has translation MKLKTRIIISFFIIVLEPLIFTGLAFWAFSQYQFKAIEKQYGIENPTYQSLSNTAELVNNLTNEQAQLIQQVADVEPERFENIQYLTELNKELESMYSYLLVCEDRRIIYYGCEDYPSELVKKLAKVPEFTMGTSDGMYLGGKVQALVKRVDFHTDEVQEGSVFIVSNILETLPQIEELFQNMLVAVIIILSTTALGLTWWIYRGVISPLDKLRTATRRIKEGNLDFSISAEGVSEIAELCQDFEDMRQRLKENAEEKIEFDRESKELISNISHDLKTPITAVKGYVEGIMDGVANTPEKMERYIKTIYNKANEMDRLINELTFYSKMDTNKIPYTFNKISVTEFFDDCAEDLKMELDSKNVEFSYSNYVEPEVLVIADAEQIKRVVNNIVSNSLKYTSADKTRRINLRVKDVGDFIQVEIEDNGKGIAAKDLPNIFDRFYRTDSSRNSSKGGSGIGLSIVKKIMEDHGGKVWATSKENIGTVMYFVLRKYQEVPVNE, from the coding sequence ATGAAATTAAAAACGAGAATTATCATTTCTTTCTTTATTATTGTGCTGGAACCTCTGATTTTTACGGGACTGGCGTTTTGGGCATTTTCTCAATATCAGTTTAAGGCGATTGAAAAACAGTACGGCATTGAAAATCCCACTTATCAGAGTTTATCGAATACGGCAGAGCTTGTGAATAATCTGACAAATGAACAGGCGCAGCTCATACAGCAGGTAGCAGATGTGGAGCCGGAGAGGTTTGAAAATATCCAGTATTTGACAGAGTTGAACAAAGAACTGGAAAGCATGTATTCCTATTTGCTGGTATGTGAGGACAGAAGAATTATTTATTATGGTTGCGAGGATTATCCTTCAGAACTGGTGAAAAAGCTTGCCAAGGTGCCGGAGTTTACCATGGGAACCTCAGACGGTATGTATCTGGGGGGAAAGGTTCAGGCTCTTGTAAAGCGGGTAGATTTCCATACAGATGAGGTGCAGGAGGGAAGCGTATTTATTGTATCCAATATTTTGGAAACTCTTCCTCAGATTGAAGAGCTGTTTCAGAATATGCTGGTGGCTGTGATAATTATTCTTTCTACTACAGCCCTTGGTCTGACCTGGTGGATTTACCGGGGTGTAATTTCTCCTCTGGATAAACTCCGTACAGCAACCAGAAGGATTAAGGAGGGTAATCTGGACTTTTCCATTTCTGCAGAAGGTGTCAGCGAAATTGCAGAGCTTTGTCAGGATTTTGAGGACATGCGCCAGAGATTAAAGGAAAATGCAGAAGAAAAAATAGAGTTTGACCGGGAGAGCAAAGAGCTTATCAGCAACATTTCCCATGATTTAAAGACGCCCATTACCGCGGTCAAGGGGTACGTGGAAGGCATTATGGACGGTGTGGCAAATACGCCGGAGAAAATGGAGCGTTATATTAAAACTATTTACAATAAGGCAAATGAAATGGACAGACTCATAAATGAGCTGACCTTTTATTCAAAAATGGATACAAATAAGATTCCTTATACCTTTAATAAAATCTCTGTTACAGAGTTTTTTGACGACTGTGCAGAGGATTTGAAAATGGAGCTGGATTCCAAAAATGTGGAATTTTCTTATTCCAATTATGTGGAACCAGAGGTGCTGGTTATTGCAGATGCGGAGCAAATAAAGAGGGTAGTCAATAATATTGTAAGCAATTCTCTGAAGTATACAAGTGCAGATAAGACCAGGCGGATTAACCTGCGGGTAAAGGACGTAGGAGATTTTATTCAGGTGGAAATCGAAGACAACGGAAAGGGTATAGCAGCCAAGGATTTGCCGAACATTTTTGACCGCTTTTACCGCACGGATTCCTCCAGGAACTCTTCCAAGGGAGGAAGCGGTATCGGGCTTTCTATTGTAAAGAAAATCATGGAGGATCATGGCGGAAAGGTCTGGGCAACAAGCAAAGAAAATATTGGAACAGTGATGTATTTTGTTCTTAGAAAATATCAGGAGGTACCAGTCAATGAGTAA
- a CDS encoding response regulator transcription factor translates to MSKILIIEDEEAIADLEKDYLELSGFEVEIENRGDVGLKRALEGEYDLFILDLMLPEVDGFEICREIRNQKNTPIIMVSAKKDDIDKIRGLGLGADDYMTKPFSPSELVARVKAHLARYERLIGTGMQENDIIEIRGLKIDKTARRVWINGEEKNFTTKEFDLLAFLAQNPNRVFTKDELFKEIWDMESIGDIATVTVHIKKIREKIEFNTAKPQYIETIWGVGYRFKV, encoded by the coding sequence ATGAGTAAGATTTTGATTATTGAAGACGAAGAGGCGATTGCAGATTTAGAGAAGGATTATCTGGAATTAAGCGGATTTGAAGTGGAAATTGAAAACAGGGGCGATGTAGGACTGAAAAGGGCTCTGGAAGGGGAATATGACCTGTTTATTCTGGATTTGATGCTTCCGGAGGTAGATGGATTTGAAATCTGCCGGGAAATCCGAAATCAGAAAAATACGCCGATTATTATGGTTTCTGCAAAGAAAGATGATATTGATAAAATCCGCGGACTGGGGCTTGGCGCTGATGATTATATGACAAAGCCTTTCAGCCCCAGCGAACTGGTGGCAAGGGTGAAGGCTCATTTGGCGCGTTATGAAAGACTGATTGGAACCGGCATGCAGGAAAATGATATTATTGAAATTCGCGGTCTGAAGATTGATAAGACAGCAAGAAGAGTCTGGATAAACGGAGAGGAGAAAAATTTTACAACAAAGGAGTTTGACCTTCTGGCCTTTTTGGCGCAGAATCCCAACCGGGTATTTACAAAAGACGAGCTTTTTAAGGAAATCTGGGATATGGAGTCCATCGGAGATATTGCTACCGTGACTGTGCATATTAAAAAGATTCGTGAAAAGATTGAATTTAATACAGCAAAGCCGCAGTATATTGAGACCATCTGGGGTGTGGGATACCGCTTTAAGGTGTGA
- a CDS encoding Na/Pi cotransporter family protein, translating to MKITDFFSLLGGLALFLYGMQMMSNGLEAAAGNKMKQILEKLTANRFLGVLVGAGITAVIQSSSATTVMVVGFVNSGMMTLKQAVWIIMGANIGTTITGQLIALDVGQLAPLFAFAGVALIVFVKKQKVHHYGLIVAGLGILFIGMEMMSGAMMPLRESEAFVSLMTKFSNPVLGILAGMIFTAIIQSSSASVGILQALAASGLIGLPNAVFVLFGQNIGTCITAILAAIGTNRNAKRTTVIHLLFNVIGTTIFTIVCILTPLTSLVESFTPGNVSAQIANMHTLFNIVTTLLLLPFGTYLADLAVKILPEKKEEMEGVMHMEFIRPMETKRDTQIGLSAIAVTGIKNELHRMIGMAKENVDKSFVCVKDGKAGLLEEVREREDYIDYLNKEISKYISKVLVNESNPGDSQYISALFKVCGNVERIGDHAMNICEYTNMIEKQGITFSEEVKEEIDKMREVCGKALEFLVEIEDNSGKNIQAIEDFEQKIDDMTEDYRKKQLIRMQKGTCSEEGCIIYSEMLTDFERIGDHILNIGQEMGMGKVGA from the coding sequence GTGAAGATTACAGATTTTTTCAGCCTTTTAGGTGGACTTGCATTATTCCTTTACGGAATGCAGATGATGAGCAACGGGCTTGAGGCCGCTGCAGGAAATAAGATGAAGCAGATTCTGGAAAAGCTTACAGCCAACCGTTTCCTGGGAGTTTTGGTAGGCGCCGGAATCACAGCGGTTATCCAGTCTTCTTCTGCTACTACTGTTATGGTGGTAGGCTTTGTAAATTCAGGTATGATGACCTTAAAGCAGGCAGTGTGGATTATCATGGGTGCCAATATCGGTACAACTATTACCGGTCAGTTGATTGCCCTTGATGTAGGTCAGTTGGCACCTCTTTTTGCTTTTGCAGGTGTGGCTTTGATTGTGTTTGTAAAGAAACAGAAGGTTCATCACTATGGCCTGATTGTAGCCGGACTGGGTATTCTGTTTATTGGTATGGAAATGATGAGTGGTGCGATGATGCCCCTTAGAGAATCTGAGGCTTTCGTTTCTCTTATGACGAAGTTTTCCAATCCGGTACTGGGAATTCTGGCAGGTATGATATTTACAGCAATTATTCAGTCGTCCTCTGCATCTGTAGGTATTCTGCAGGCGCTTGCAGCCAGCGGACTGATTGGACTGCCAAATGCGGTATTTGTGTTGTTTGGACAGAACATTGGTACCTGTATCACAGCGATTCTGGCTGCTATTGGTACAAACAGGAATGCAAAACGTACCACAGTCATTCATTTGCTGTTTAATGTTATTGGAACTACAATTTTTACAATTGTATGTATCCTGACACCGCTGACTTCTCTGGTAGAAAGCTTTACACCAGGAAATGTGTCTGCACAGATTGCAAATATGCATACATTATTTAACATTGTGACAACCTTACTGCTTCTTCCATTTGGAACTTATCTGGCAGATCTTGCTGTTAAGATTCTTCCTGAGAAGAAAGAGGAAATGGAAGGTGTTATGCATATGGAATTCATTCGCCCAATGGAAACCAAGAGAGATACACAGATTGGTCTTTCAGCTATTGCCGTAACAGGTATTAAGAATGAACTTCACCGTATGATTGGTATGGCAAAGGAAAATGTGGACAAGAGTTTTGTATGTGTGAAGGACGGAAAGGCAGGACTTTTAGAAGAAGTCAGAGAGCGAGAGGATTACATTGATTATCTGAACAAAGAGATTTCCAAGTATATTTCCAAGGTACTGGTAAATGAAAGTAACCCTGGAGATTCTCAGTATATCAGTGCCTTGTTTAAGGTCTGTGGAAATGTAGAGAGAATCGGTGACCATGCCATGAACATTTGTGAATACACAAATATGATAGAAAAACAGGGCATTACTTTTTCTGAGGAAGTAAAAGAAGAAATTGACAAAATGCGGGAAGTATGCGGAAAAGCTCTGGAATTTCTGGTTGAGATTGAGGATAACTCAGGAAAGAATATCCAGGCAATTGAGGACTTCGAGCAGAAGATTGATGACATGACAGAGGATTACAGAAAGAAACAGTTGATTCGTATGCAGAAGGGAACCTGCTCAGAAGAGGGCTGTATTATTTACTCTGAAATGCTGACAGACTTTGAACGAATTGGTGACCATATTCTGAACATCGGACAGGAAATGGGTATGGGAAAAGTTGGTGCATAA
- a CDS encoding putative ABC transporter permease: MSYTWSDLFWIFYIYSFAGWCAGVVANALRRKRFVNTGFLNLPLCPVYGVIGIAYSIFLPELVGELFFLFLGGSVLGLVIVVCTGVLLEQVFHRKWWDYSKTRFQFQGYLTLWHLLLFGIGAVVGIRFINPFLIRLVHMIPYEIELVLMAVLGALLLADALCCIATLFQLHHVVETMRFMDYVQDFTDDFGNALTRRVQKRMEKAYPNIEKNAVLHTPAKEKKSNIFAEGCCFYKVVGLFFIGAFLGDITETIFCRITAGKWMCRSSVVYGPFSIVWGLGCAFLTAFLYKYKDKSDRWIFLYGTVLGGAYEYICSVFTELAFGTVFWDYSKIPFNLGGRINLLFCFFWGIAAVVWLKILYPVFSGWIEKLPQKVGKILTWTAIVLMLADIVISGLALYRYSDRQVNPTPDNVLESFLDSHFDDARMDRRYPNAKILD; encoded by the coding sequence ATGAGCTATACATGGAGTGATTTATTCTGGATTTTTTACATCTATTCTTTTGCAGGCTGGTGTGCTGGTGTAGTTGCCAATGCCCTCAGAAGAAAGCGCTTTGTAAATACTGGATTTTTGAATCTGCCTCTTTGTCCGGTTTATGGCGTTATTGGGATAGCATACAGTATTTTCCTTCCTGAACTTGTTGGGGAATTGTTTTTCCTGTTTTTAGGAGGAAGTGTCCTGGGGCTTGTTATTGTAGTATGTACAGGTGTGCTTTTAGAGCAGGTATTTCACCGGAAATGGTGGGATTACAGTAAGACCAGATTTCAGTTCCAGGGGTATCTGACCTTGTGGCATCTGTTGCTTTTTGGTATTGGTGCAGTGGTAGGAATCCGTTTTATCAATCCATTTCTGATTCGTCTGGTGCATATGATACCTTATGAGATAGAGCTGGTGCTTATGGCAGTGTTGGGGGCGCTTCTTCTGGCAGATGCGTTGTGCTGTATTGCCACATTATTTCAGCTACACCATGTGGTTGAAACCATGCGGTTCATGGATTATGTACAGGACTTTACTGATGATTTTGGTAATGCACTGACCAGAAGAGTGCAAAAAAGAATGGAAAAGGCTTATCCCAATATTGAGAAGAATGCAGTGCTGCACACGCCTGCAAAGGAGAAAAAAAGTAATATCTTTGCAGAGGGCTGCTGCTTTTATAAGGTAGTGGGACTGTTTTTTATTGGTGCATTTCTGGGAGATATTACAGAAACTATTTTCTGTAGAATTACAGCGGGAAAATGGATGTGCAGGAGCAGCGTGGTATACGGACCCTTCAGCATTGTCTGGGGACTTGGCTGTGCTTTTTTGACTGCTTTTTTATACAAATATAAGGATAAAAGTGACCGTTGGATTTTTCTTTACGGAACGGTTCTCGGTGGCGCATATGAGTATATCTGCAGTGTATTTACAGAGCTGGCTTTCGGTACAGTGTTCTGGGATTACAGTAAAATTCCCTTTAATCTGGGAGGGAGAATCAATCTTTTGTTTTGCTTTTTCTGGGGGATTGCAGCAGTGGTATGGCTGAAAATCCTTTATCCTGTATTTTCCGGCTGGATAGAAAAGCTTCCGCAAAAGGTAGGAAAAATTTTGACCTGGACAGCCATTGTCCTGATGCTGGCAGATATTGTTATCTCTGGTCTGGCATTATACCGTTACAGTGACAGGCAGGTAAATCCCACCCCGGACAATGTGCTGGAAAGCTTTCTGGATTCCCATTTTGATGACGCACGTATGGACAGACGATACCCAAATGCCAAGATCTTAGACTGA
- a CDS encoding alpha/beta hydrolase: MNKAKQILLRALSDPEARLDVEKSRKLMNLKTLDPLKPFYRTLDTKFYREGREIPIRIYFPDTESYEALEDMEKGTMEDNVYPVILYIHGGGFVTESVDSYNRVCWNLAKHTGHVVVAIDYPLAPEYRFPTQIEDCYAVAKAVFADRSLLNTDPDSITIMGDSAGGNLTAALCLMARDRGEFSPARQILIYPCVNNNYEEHNGFLSLMENGKDYLLTRQNMMDYLEYYQSCKEDRKNPYFAPLLAKDFTNLPKTLVITGEFDPLRDEGEAFAEKLAQGGNQVVCHRIADGFHGFFLLEPFYPAVKEAYEYINEFLREKQENT; encoded by the coding sequence ATGAATAAAGCCAAACAAATACTTTTAAGGGCTCTGTCTGATCCAGAGGCAAGACTGGACGTAGAGAAGTCCAGGAAGCTGATGAATTTAAAAACTCTGGATCCATTAAAGCCTTTTTACAGAACGTTAGATACAAAGTTTTACCGGGAGGGCAGAGAAATTCCTATTCGCATTTATTTTCCGGATACAGAGTCTTATGAGGCTCTGGAAGATATGGAAAAGGGAACCATGGAGGACAATGTTTACCCTGTGATTTTATATATTCATGGCGGCGGATTTGTGACGGAAAGTGTGGATTCCTATAACAGGGTGTGCTGGAATCTGGCAAAGCATACGGGGCATGTGGTGGTTGCCATTGATTATCCTCTGGCGCCGGAATATCGATTCCCAACGCAGATAGAGGATTGTTATGCAGTGGCAAAAGCTGTGTTTGCAGACAGGAGTCTTTTAAATACAGACCCGGATTCTATTACTATTATGGGGGACAGTGCAGGGGGGAATCTGACTGCAGCTCTGTGCCTTATGGCAAGGGACAGGGGAGAGTTTTCTCCTGCCCGTCAGATTCTGATTTATCCCTGTGTGAACAACAATTATGAAGAGCATAACGGTTTTCTTTCTCTTATGGAAAACGGAAAGGATTATCTGCTTACCAGACAGAATATGATGGATTATCTGGAGTATTACCAGTCCTGTAAGGAAGACAGAAAGAATCCGTATTTTGCGCCTCTACTGGCAAAGGATTTTACAAATCTGCCTAAAACTCTGGTGATTACCGGAGAATTTGACCCTTTAAGAGATGAAGGGGAAGCCTTTGCAGAAAAGCTGGCGCAGGGGGGAAATCAGGTGGTTTGTCATAGAATTGCAGATGGTTTCCATGGCTTTTTCCTGCTGGAGCCATTTTATCCAGCAGTGAAAGAAGCTTATGAATATATCAATGAATTTTTGAGAGAAAAGCAGGAAAATACCTGA
- a CDS encoding condensation domain-containing protein yields MPGRERKWRSLENPAKIFPATSGKKDERVFRISCQMKEGIDPEKLQKALDLCVKDYELFLCVLRGGLFWNYLEETYLRPVVREEYKPPCSQLYVRDQKNLLFEVTYYKKRINLETYHALTDGTGALQFLKSLLYYYLKELHPDKIRESAEKIRPDATAAELSEDSFEKYYSNRGKDEKIPRYRAHQMHYRKSEYHMLHLTEGIVSVKELLKIARAHSTTLTVYLTAVYLCAIAKDMSEKQKRKPVALMIPVNLRNYFPSDSVRNFFGWIDIGYDFSRQSEKLEDVIAFTAAFFKKELTPERIAARMNGFMRMEKNPFMRLLPLPVKLWGMQAGAKLSSANGTAVFSNIGKITMPEECGEYIDWFDFYTTTPKMEICMCSFEDNLTISFTSQFADSPVERNFFRILTENGTKVRIISWNEEDWKGGK; encoded by the coding sequence ATGCCAGGAAGAGAAAGAAAATGGCGTTCGCTGGAGAATCCGGCAAAGATATTTCCGGCTACCAGCGGAAAAAAAGATGAGAGGGTTTTTCGGATTTCCTGTCAGATGAAGGAGGGAATAGACCCGGAAAAGCTGCAGAAGGCTCTGGATTTATGCGTAAAGGACTATGAGCTTTTTCTCTGTGTTTTAAGGGGAGGATTGTTTTGGAATTATCTGGAGGAAACCTATTTAAGACCTGTGGTAAGAGAGGAATACAAGCCACCCTGCAGCCAGCTTTATGTTCGTGATCAGAAAAATCTGCTGTTTGAGGTAACGTATTACAAAAAGCGAATTAATCTGGAAACTTATCACGCGCTCACAGACGGAACAGGGGCTTTGCAGTTTCTGAAATCTCTGCTTTATTATTATCTGAAGGAATTACACCCTGACAAAATCAGAGAATCTGCCGAAAAAATACGTCCGGACGCCACAGCGGCGGAGCTTTCAGAGGACAGCTTTGAAAAGTATTATTCTAACAGGGGAAAGGACGAAAAAATACCCAGATACCGGGCGCATCAAATGCATTACAGAAAGAGTGAATATCACATGCTGCACCTGACAGAAGGGATTGTATCTGTAAAGGAGCTGTTGAAAATTGCCCGTGCCCATAGTACGACTCTTACGGTATATCTTACGGCTGTATACCTGTGTGCCATTGCAAAGGATATGAGTGAAAAACAGAAGAGAAAGCCGGTGGCGCTGATGATTCCTGTGAATCTGAGAAACTATTTTCCTTCTGATTCTGTGCGGAATTTCTTTGGGTGGATTGACATTGGATATGATTTTTCCAGACAGAGTGAGAAGTTGGAGGACGTGATTGCCTTTACAGCAGCCTTCTTTAAGAAGGAATTGACGCCGGAGCGGATTGCTGCCAGAATGAATGGATTTATGCGTATGGAAAAGAATCCGTTTATGCGCCTTTTGCCTCTTCCGGTGAAGCTGTGGGGCATGCAGGCAGGGGCGAAATTGTCCTCTGCAAACGGTACGGCAGTGTTTTCCAATATTGGAAAAATCACTATGCCGGAGGAATGTGGGGAGTATATAGACTGGTTCGATTTTTATACCACAACGCCGAAAATGGAAATCTGCATGTGTTCCTTTGAGGATAACCTGACGATTAGTTTTACTTCCCAGTTTGCAGACAGTCCTGTGGAGCGGAATTTCTTCCGTATACTCACAGAAAACGGTACAAAGGTACGGATTATTTCCTGGAATGAAGAAGACTGGAAAGGGGGAAAATAG